A section of the Streptomyces sp. SLBN-118 genome encodes:
- a CDS encoding N-acetylmuramoyl-L-alanine amidase, with protein MRGFLASSIGAACSAALILPLWLSSGTVAAAPPSPDLPGSTQSLALKAIGDGASDRSLGPSAEQGLTRRDVRPFSLVGVVWDDVNAELHGTVQVRTRSVASGRWSDWQDVETHNDEHGADPGTAEGGSRKVRGSTAPLWVGASDGVEVRVRADDPSEPAQLPKGLHLELVDPGEAPAPQAPMPQGRAAEEPAPQEPAPQEPAPLEPAADQPEGPVVDLPVPGLLFPAEPETAADELPALSQEETEADAGVDKAAGAPYIGPRPRIVTRKGWGADESLREPGFVYTNTVKAAFVHHTATGNAYTCAEAPSVLRGIYRYHVVSSGWRDIGYNFAIDKCGNIYEGRAGGVAKAVLGAHTLGFNTDSMGIAVLGTYSSSTPPAAAVTAIAQLTAWKLGLFAGNPLGKVLLTSGGSGKYAKGQKVTFNVISGHRDGFLTECPGALLYGKLGAVRSASAAYQGR; from the coding sequence ATGCGTGGATTCCTGGCTTCTTCGATCGGCGCCGCGTGCTCAGCCGCGCTGATACTTCCCCTCTGGCTGTCGTCCGGAACGGTGGCCGCGGCGCCACCCTCGCCGGACCTGCCCGGCTCCACCCAGTCGCTCGCACTGAAGGCGATCGGGGACGGAGCGTCGGACCGGTCTCTTGGCCCGTCGGCGGAACAGGGATTGACCCGCCGTGACGTCAGACCCTTCTCCCTCGTCGGTGTCGTCTGGGACGACGTGAACGCGGAGCTGCACGGCACCGTCCAGGTCCGCACGCGGTCCGTGGCCTCCGGGCGGTGGTCGGACTGGCAGGACGTGGAGACCCACAACGACGAGCACGGCGCGGATCCCGGCACGGCGGAGGGGGGCTCGCGGAAGGTGCGCGGTTCAACCGCCCCGCTGTGGGTGGGGGCGTCTGACGGCGTGGAGGTACGCGTACGGGCGGACGATCCGTCCGAACCGGCGCAGCTGCCCAAGGGCTTGCACCTCGAACTCGTCGACCCGGGCGAGGCACCGGCGCCACAGGCACCGATGCCGCAGGGACGGGCGGCGGAGGAACCGGCGCCGCAGGAACCGGCGCCGCAGGAACCGGCGCCACTGGAACCGGCGGCGGACCAGCCCGAGGGCCCGGTGGTCGACCTGCCCGTACCGGGACTTCTCTTCCCCGCGGAACCGGAGACGGCAGCGGACGAACTCCCCGCCCTCTCCCAGGAAGAGACGGAGGCCGACGCCGGCGTGGACAAGGCGGCGGGAGCGCCGTACATCGGACCGCGCCCACGCATCGTCACACGCAAGGGCTGGGGCGCCGACGAGTCGCTGCGCGAGCCCGGCTTCGTCTACACGAACACGGTCAAAGCGGCATTTGTGCACCACACCGCCACGGGCAACGCCTACACCTGCGCGGAGGCACCCTCCGTCCTGCGCGGTATCTACCGCTACCACGTAGTGAGCAGCGGGTGGCGCGACATCGGCTACAACTTCGCCATCGACAAGTGCGGAAACATCTACGAAGGGCGTGCGGGAGGCGTGGCCAAGGCCGTACTCGGCGCACACACCCTGGGATTCAACACCGACAGCATGGGAATCGCCGTGCTCGGCACGTACAGTTCCTCCACTCCGCCCGCGGCGGCGGTCACCGCGATCGCCCAACTGACGGCCTGGAAGCTCGGGCTGTTCGCAGGCAACCCGCTCGGCAAGGTGCTGCTGACGTCCGGGGGTAGTGGCAAGTACGCGAAGGGCCAGAAGGTCACCTTCAACGTCATTTCCGGCCACCGGGACGGATTCCTGACGGAGTGCCCGGGGGCCCTGCTCTACGGCAAGCTCGGCGCGGTCCGGAGCGCCTCGGCCGCGTACCAGGGTCGCTGA
- a CDS encoding TIGR03089 family protein, translated as MNASDRTPADLLRSALAADPARPLVTFYDDATGERVELSVATFANWVAKTANLLQGDLAAAPGDRLALLLPAHWQSAVWLLACSSVGVCAEVGGDPADADLVVSGPDTLEEARACSGERVALALRPLGGRFPQPPAGFADYAVEVPGQGDRFAPYAPVDPAAPTLVVGDTELSGAGLVERARTDAAELGLGSGSRLLTGRSYDTWEGLSAGLYAPLAAGGSVVLCRNLGTLPQEGLEKRIADERVTNTAV; from the coding sequence GTGAACGCCAGCGACCGTACCCCCGCCGACCTGCTGCGATCCGCGCTCGCCGCGGACCCGGCACGCCCCTTGGTCACTTTCTACGACGACGCCACCGGTGAGCGCGTCGAATTGTCTGTGGCCACCTTCGCCAATTGGGTGGCAAAGACCGCGAATCTGCTCCAGGGCGATCTCGCCGCCGCGCCCGGCGACCGGCTCGCGCTGCTGCTTCCGGCGCACTGGCAGAGCGCGGTCTGGCTGCTCGCCTGTTCGTCGGTCGGCGTATGCGCCGAGGTGGGCGGCGATCCGGCCGACGCGGATCTCGTGGTCAGCGGTCCGGACACCCTGGAGGAGGCCCGCGCCTGCTCCGGGGAGAGGGTGGCGCTCGCACTGCGCCCGCTGGGCGGACGTTTTCCGCAGCCCCCGGCGGGCTTCGCCGACTACGCGGTGGAGGTGCCGGGACAGGGCGACCGCTTCGCGCCGTACGCGCCGGTGGACCCGGCCGCGCCCACGCTCGTCGTCGGCGATACGGAACTGAGTGGCGCCGGCCTGGTCGAGCGGGCTCGCACCGACGCGGCCGAACTGGGCCTCGGGTCCGGCTCCCGCTTGCTGACCGGGCGCTCGTACGACACGTGGGAGGGGCTGTCCGCCGGGCTGTACGCACCGCTCGCGGCCGGCGGATCCGTGGTGCTGTGCCGAAACCTCGGCACACTGCCCCAGGAGGGCCTCGAAAAGCGGATCGCGGACGAGCGCGTCACCAACACCGCTGTATGA
- a CDS encoding LCP family protein has translation MDADVTESAGTPAEPDGPAGAGEAGKDPGVEGRGTAPGTGPGRNAGTDPDAGTDPDAADTGAGPDAGDGARSGTDADAEADAEPATESRTDEARDDGADPSEADPDEKGSDEKGPDSEAPNHKRHWLRWAALGTSVVVLAAAGVGWWFYRKLDANITTDTTAASELETYEKQRPKPVSLDAQNILLLGSDTRSGAGNSKYGRDDGGSQRSDTTILLHIAADRQSATAMSVPRDLMVDIPSCRKPDGTRTKAQFAQFNWAFEFGGAACTIRTVEGFTGIRIDHHMVVDFRGFKAMVDAVHGVEVCLKEPIDDADAHLRLRAGMQKLNGEQALGFVRARKSIGNGSDTERMERQQQFLGALVKKVQSNGVLLNPIRLYPVLDAATKSLTTDPGLDSLKDLYDLTRSIRNVPTEKVQFLTVPRQPYSADPNRDELVEPEASELFKRLREDRLVRVVPDKDKNKNGEDKNGEAPTAPTDEKPDGTGSARPTPAPTFSGTNAAVGMCE, from the coding sequence ATGGACGCAGACGTGACGGAGAGTGCTGGCACGCCCGCCGAACCGGACGGCCCGGCCGGGGCCGGCGAAGCCGGCAAGGACCCGGGCGTGGAGGGCAGGGGAACCGCCCCCGGTACCGGGCCGGGCAGAAACGCCGGTACGGACCCGGACGCCGGTACGGACCCGGACGCAGCGGACACCGGTGCGGGCCCGGACGCCGGTGACGGTGCCCGTTCGGGCACTGACGCGGATGCCGAAGCCGACGCCGAACCGGCGACGGAATCCCGTACCGACGAAGCCCGGGACGACGGGGCCGACCCCAGCGAGGCCGACCCCGACGAGAAGGGCTCCGACGAGAAGGGTCCCGACTCCGAAGCCCCCAACCACAAGCGCCACTGGCTTCGTTGGGCGGCCCTGGGCACATCCGTCGTCGTCCTCGCCGCTGCCGGCGTCGGCTGGTGGTTCTACCGCAAGCTCGACGCCAACATCACCACGGACACCACCGCCGCCTCCGAGCTGGAGACATACGAGAAGCAACGCCCCAAGCCCGTCTCGCTCGACGCGCAGAACATCCTTCTCCTCGGCTCCGACACCCGCTCCGGCGCCGGCAACAGCAAATACGGCCGCGACGACGGCGGCAGCCAGCGCTCCGACACCACGATCCTGCTGCACATCGCCGCGGACCGGCAGAGCGCGACCGCGATGTCCGTCCCGCGCGATCTCATGGTCGACATCCCCAGCTGCCGCAAGCCCGACGGCACCCGCACGAAGGCACAGTTCGCTCAGTTCAACTGGGCGTTCGAGTTCGGCGGCGCGGCCTGCACCATCCGTACCGTCGAGGGGTTCACCGGCATCCGGATCGATCACCACATGGTGGTGGACTTCCGGGGCTTCAAGGCCATGGTCGACGCGGTGCACGGAGTCGAGGTCTGCCTCAAGGAGCCGATCGACGACGCCGACGCGCATCTGAGGCTGCGGGCGGGCATGCAGAAGCTCAATGGCGAGCAGGCCCTCGGTTTCGTACGCGCCCGCAAGTCCATCGGCAACGGCAGCGACACCGAGCGTATGGAACGGCAGCAGCAGTTCCTCGGCGCACTGGTCAAGAAGGTGCAGAGCAATGGCGTACTGCTCAATCCGATCCGGCTCTACCCGGTGCTCGACGCGGCGACGAAGTCGCTGACGACGGACCCGGGGCTGGACTCGCTGAAGGATCTGTACGACCTGACTCGCTCAATTCGCAACGTACCAACCGAAAAGGTGCAATTCCTTACGGTTCCGCGCCAGCCGTACTCTGCCGACCCGAACCGTGACGAACTGGTCGAGCCGGAGGCGAGCGAGCTGTTCAAGCGGCTGCGCGAGGACAGGCTTGTCCGGGTCGTCCCGGACAAGGACAAGAACAAGAACGGGGAGGACAAGAACGGGGAAGCGCCCACAGCTCCGACCGATGAGAAGCCGGATGGCACCGGTTCCGCGAGGCCGACTCCGGCACCGACCTTCTCCGGCACAAACGCCGCTGTGGGCATGTGTGAGTAA
- a CDS encoding LCP family protein — MDAQSRERADEIDPADQWVLNPHTGNYELRLDRSAAQSSPSGSTGSSRGGSRRAGARPPAPRSPGDDRRSAAPGKDVPGQRSRRTGNATGGTNPPTAGRRKRKQPTSRKKKALLWTGGVMAFLVTAGAVGAYLVYQHFDSNLNTVDVTGAGSDGFKKDQAVNILIIGTDKRSGAGNDGYGDKNSVGHADTTILFHVSKDRTNATALSIPRDLITDIPDCETKTSEGNKVIGGTTKTRFNESLGQEGRDPGCTMRTVKQITGVTVDHFMMADFNAVKTMTSAVGGVEVCLAKDINDKDSKLNLPAGKHVIEGEQALAFVRTRHSVGFGGDLSRIEIQQQFLSSLIRKMKSSDTLSSPTKMWDLAEAATKALTVDTGIGKISRLRDLGMELKKVNPKNITFATVPVVDNTDGATVLLNESKAKPLFSMIQNDTSLTEVKQKEQDAKNQQASLLKGPRAEASKVRVAVFNGSATQGAALATLTWLQNEQGVLKSSNEGNAPQKLAKTTLVYAPNQADQARKLADLMGLPATALKPGTKNAVGLEAMTLTLGADFQGAGVPITAPAKAPEGVQKVEADKQVCAK; from the coding sequence GTGGATGCACAAAGCCGTGAGCGGGCGGACGAAATCGACCCCGCCGACCAGTGGGTTCTCAACCCGCACACCGGCAATTACGAATTGCGACTGGACCGATCCGCAGCGCAGTCGTCTCCGTCGGGAAGCACCGGTTCGAGCCGGGGCGGATCCAGGCGCGCCGGTGCGAGGCCGCCTGCTCCGAGAAGCCCCGGGGACGATCGCAGGAGCGCGGCCCCGGGCAAGGACGTGCCCGGGCAGCGCTCACGCCGTACCGGCAATGCCACGGGCGGTACCAATCCCCCCACCGCGGGCCGCCGCAAGCGCAAGCAGCCCACGTCGCGCAAGAAGAAGGCGCTGCTGTGGACGGGTGGCGTGATGGCTTTCCTCGTGACCGCCGGAGCCGTCGGCGCGTACCTCGTCTACCAGCACTTCGACTCGAACCTGAACACGGTCGATGTCACGGGAGCGGGCAGTGACGGCTTCAAGAAGGACCAGGCCGTCAACATCCTGATCATCGGCACGGACAAGCGCTCGGGTGCGGGCAACGACGGCTACGGCGACAAGAACAGCGTCGGGCACGCCGACACCACGATCCTCTTCCATGTCTCCAAGGACCGGACGAACGCGACCGCCCTGTCCATCCCGCGCGACCTGATCACCGACATCCCGGACTGCGAGACCAAGACGTCCGAGGGCAACAAGGTCATAGGCGGCACCACCAAGACGCGGTTCAACGAGAGCCTCGGCCAGGAGGGCCGCGACCCGGGCTGCACCATGCGGACCGTCAAGCAGATCACCGGCGTCACCGTCGACCACTTCATGATGGCCGACTTCAACGCGGTCAAGACGATGACCTCGGCAGTCGGCGGTGTCGAGGTCTGTCTCGCCAAGGACATCAACGACAAGGACTCCAAGCTCAACCTCCCGGCGGGCAAGCACGTCATCGAGGGCGAGCAGGCGCTGGCGTTCGTGCGCACGCGTCACTCGGTGGGCTTCGGCGGCGACCTCAGCCGGATCGAGATCCAGCAGCAGTTCCTGAGTTCACTGATCCGGAAGATGAAGTCGAGCGACACCCTCTCCAGCCCCACCAAGATGTGGGACCTTGCCGAGGCCGCCACCAAGGCGCTCACCGTCGACACCGGCATAGGCAAGATCTCCCGGCTCCGCGACCTCGGTATGGAGCTCAAGAAGGTCAACCCGAAGAACATCACGTTCGCCACGGTGCCGGTGGTCGACAACACCGACGGCGCGACCGTGCTGCTCAACGAGAGCAAGGCAAAGCCGCTGTTCTCGATGATCCAGAACGACACCTCGCTCACCGAGGTGAAGCAGAAGGAGCAGGACGCCAAGAACCAGCAGGCGAGTCTGCTCAAGGGGCCGAGGGCAGAGGCGTCCAAGGTCCGGGTCGCGGTCTTCAACGGCAGTGCCACACAAGGAGCGGCGCTGGCGACACTGACCTGGCTGCAGAACGAGCAAGGCGTCCTGAAGTCGAGCAATGAGGGCAACGCCCCGCAGAAGCTCGCCAAGACGACGCTGGTGTACGCGCCGAACCAGGCCGACCAGGCCCGCAAGCTCGCGGACCTGATGGGTCTGCCTGCCACGGCGCTGAAGCCGGGCACGAAGAACGCCGTGGGTCTTGAGGCCATGACCCTGACCCTCGGCGCCGATTTCCAGGGCGCAGGGGTGCCCATCACCGCTCCGGCGAAAGCGCCGGAGGGTGTGCAGAAGGTCGAAGCGGACAAACAGGTGTGCGCCAAGTGA